The Candidatus Margulisiibacteriota bacterium sequence TCTTCTTCTGTGCACATTATTGTATATGGGTCTCCATCGCTAATATAGATATCAGTTTTTATATATTTTTTTTGCCATTCCCCAAGGTTTAAGTCAGAGATTTTTATCGCTTTAATTTTTTCAAGTGGGTCATAGTCCCATAAATAGGGAGGCAGATTAAGGTTATTTTGTGAGATTCCAACCAGTGCAATATTGCTTAGACTGTCTTTTTTTTCAATTAGGATATAAGGCATGAAATTTTTAGGGACGTCAATTTCTCCTTTAATGTATGACTTTACAGTTAGTGGGTAGAATCCTTTGGTAATGTTGTTTTTTATAAATAAAGGTAGGCTTAGTTCCTCGTCAAGGTAAAAAGCAGGAATAGATTTAGTTTCATTGAACCTTGCAAAGGACAATGTCGCTAAAGTAATGAGAAGTATTATTTTAAGTATTTTCATGTTTTTCATATATTGGTATAAGTATTATACCGAATATTATCATTATCATAGATAGTATTTGTCCATAGGTAAAGATATTTAGAAAAAGATTCTGAAAAACATCAGGTTCGCGAATGAATTCTATAAGAAATCTAATTAATCCATAAAAAATACAGTAAAGAGGAGTCGTGATTTTTTTAAATGTAGGTACGTATTTGTTGATAGTATGAAGCAAAAGAAAAATAAACAAGCCTTCAAATACAGCTTCTATTAGCTGAGAAGGATATCTGAGCAGTTTTTGAGGATCAGCTGGAAAATACATCCCTAAAAAGCTAGTCGTTACTCTTCCATATAGTTCTTGATTTAGAAAGTTTCCAATTCTCCCGAGAGTGTATCCAAGTGGTATATACAAGGACAAAATATTGGTAATTTTGAAAAAATTTAGTTTATATTTTTTGCTATAAAACAATAGTGCTAGGAACAAGCCAATTGCCCCACCGTGATAAGAAAGTCCGCTAATTCCAACTAATTCGCCATTTCTAAAAGGATTTATAAGTAGCAAAGGAGATGTTATAAAGGTGGAAAATTCATAGAATAGAGCATATCCGAGTCTAGCGCCAACTATTATTCCAATAAAACTATAAATGAAAAGGTCGTAAGCATTATTTAGCTTGTTGGTTAGTTTATTTTTTTTACAATGTTGAATATATAGTAGAAAGACCGAAAGGATGGAGAGTAGATACATTATGCTGTACCAACGGAAGCTCAAGGGACCTATTTGCAAAGCCACTGGATTTATATAAAAAGGCAAATATTTCCAAAGATTTATTAAGTATTCCATTTTGTGATTATATCATTTCTAACGTAATGCTGAAAAATGTTATAAAATAATAAGCATGTATGACGTTCATTGCCATTTAGATCAGCCCAGCATGCTTCAAAGATTGGATAATATAACAAAAGCAAAAGTCAAAGGTTTGTTGACTTCTGGTATTAATTCTATGTCTTGGCTTGAAAACTTAAGAATAGCAGAGAAATATCCATTTAATGTTTCTTTAGGTTTGCATCCTTTTTTTGTGAAGGATAAAGACAAGCAACTCGATAATTTAAAAAAGCTACTCTGTGAAAGTTCTGTTATTGCTGTCGGTGAGATTGGTTTGGATTATTATAACGATTATGTTTCTACGAAGGATATTCAACAGGAAGTTTTTTATAAGCAATTAGTCTTTGCTAGAGACTTGAATTTACCAGTAATTGTTCATTGCCGTAAAGCCTATGATGATCTTTATTCAATACTTAAAAAAGTTCAAGTTCCTGCTTTAATTTTTCATTCTTTTAGTGGCTCAGAACAAGATATTATAAAAATGAAAGAATTTAATTCATATTTTAGTTTTGGATTTCCAATAGTGAATGAAAATAACAAAAAACATAGACGTTTAGTCAAACTTTTATCTTTAGATAGACTTTTGTTAGAAACCGATGCTCCATATATGAGGACGAAACAAATGAATGGGGAAAATACTTATTCCGATCCGACTGATATTTATTTGGTTTATTCTGCTGTCGCAGAGGTGTTGGGTATGTCGTTAATTGAGCTTGTGGAACAAATTGAAAGGAATGTGAAAACAATATGGAAAAATTTCAAAGAACTATCCAATTAATTGGTAACGAAGCATTTAAAAAGTTGCAACAAACAACTGTAATTGTAGTTGGAGTTGGAGGTGTCGGCTCTTTTGCTGTTGAGTCTCTTGTCCGTTCTGGAGTAGGGAGTATTGTCTTAATTGATAAAGATACTTATGAGATAACAAATATTAATAGACAATGGCCCGCTAACATTAATTCCATTGGTAAGAGAAAAGTAGAGGTTGTTGCAGAAGAATGCTTAAAAATATCTCCTGCTATAAATATTTTTACTGAATATATTTGTTTAAATGCTGACAATATAGATGAGGTTTTTTCTAAGCATTTAAAGTCAGAAGTGGTTGTCATTGATGCAATAGATGACTTGAAAGCTAAAGTTATTTTATTGCATTATCTAAAAGAACATAATATTAAATTTATTAGTAGCATGGGTGCGGCAAATTTAATTGAGATAGAGTCAATTAAATATGGATTATTAGATAAAACGGCATATTGTCCTGTAGCTAAGATTATAAGAAAAGAACTAGGTTTATTGGGAGCATCTAAAGATATCACAGTGGTGTATTCAACAGAGGAACGCTTGCCTGGTTCGAGTGACAAAGGTTCCGTGATGCCAATAACTGCTACCTTTGGCTTAAAGTTAGCAATGTGGGTGATTACTGAAATTTAGAAATATTTTCTGGTTTAATAACGTAATCCCCTAAGTCAACAAGTGCGTTTATTAGGTGTACTTCTTTAAATTTGGGAATATCTGTTTCTTTGATAAGGATAGGTTTTATTGTTTTCTTTTCTAGTAATTGAGCTCTTTTTGTCCCAGATAAAAGTGGGTTTTCAGGCGTATAGTATTGCTGGCCATCATAAAACACAACGTTGGTGAAAGAAGAGTCAGTTATAAATTTGTTTATACTAATCAGGATGTCATCCGCTGATTCACGTTGCTCTCTTAGTGAATTTATCTTAACCCTATCAGCGAATTTGAAGGCATAATCAAATGGTTCACTTCTAACTATTTTAAGAGACTGGATATTTTTTGGAACAAAGGGTTCGTATTCTATTGTTACTATGACATTGGAATAGGTGATTCTACATTTTTGTAATAGATTAGTTGTTGGAGTAATAACATTATTTAATATAAAGGGTTTTTGTGTCGGAAAGTATTTGGCAAAGGTATTATTTACTCTAGCTTGATGCCATTTAAGGTGCAAAGGCGCCATATCTTGGATTGAGAGACTTTCAATGAATAGGTATGTAGATTTTGTCATTTAGCTCCTCGAATTCACTGTCCATATCACTGTCAATTCTTATGCCACCACCACTTTTATAGTAATAGTCATTTTGTTGTTTTTCAATGAATCTTATCATGACCGCGCTATCAAGGTTGTTGCCATCGAAGATACCCATGACTCCAGTGTAGTATCCTCTAGTATGTGATTCAATATTATTTATTAGTTCTATGCACTTTACTTTAGGAGCCCCAGTTATAGAGCCAGCTGGGAGCAGTTTGTAAAGAATATCTCCAAGTATCTTTTGATAATTCTTTGGCAAGGTTCCCTTTATTTCAGAACTCATTTGGAGTAGTTGCTTGTTAGATGTTTTTAGCTTATCTAAATATTTAAATTTGGTAACTGAGATATTTGTAGCAACTTGGCTGAGGTCGTTTCTTATGAGGTCAACAATCGTTGTATGTTCTTGGTTTTCTTTGTGGTTACTTAGAAGTATTTTTTTTGCATTTGGCAAAGATGCGTCGATAGTCCCTTTCATCGGATAAGAAAAAATTTCACCATTAATTATTTTGATAAATGTTTCAGGCGAAAAACAGACAAAAGTGTCGTTATATAAGAGCTTATATTTGGCATTAGCTAGATGAAATATTTCTTCTAGTGAGCTGTTGGTGGAAATTGGAGTTGAGAAGGTCAGGTTAAGTAAGTAGTTGTTGCCAATTTGTTGTTCATGGATGACTTTATCAAAGGCTAATTTATATGTTTCTTTATTAATAGTATGGGGATGAATGTTTACTTTGTTGCAAACATTTTTTGTCTGATAGTTTTGTTTTTTATTAATTTTATACTTAATGTTATTGGCATTAATTTCATGAAGGGGAAGAACCAAAGGGTTCTTTAGTTCATAGTCGAGGATAAATAAGAAAGGTGTTCCTGAAGCACCAAGTTTATTTATAATTTCTTTCATATAGTACCAGAAATAAAAACTAACTAACCTTCAATAACAATATCGTGCATAGCTAACAAACCAACAACTGCTGGCAAAGAAAACTTAGCTTTTTTGATATTATTTATATTGGGGTTAAGGGAATAATTATAACTAGTAGAAAAGTTTGCTTTAGCTAAATTTGTTTTTTCGAAATGAGCATTAGCAAAGTCACAGTCAGAGAAAACAGCAGCAGTTAGGTTCGTTTCTGTGAAGTCTACGTCCTGTAGAACACAGTTGTTAAAAGAGATGCCTTGTAAATCACATTTATAATAACTGGAATGGTTTAGTTGGCAATTCTTGTAATTGAAGGAAAGGTCGAATTGGTTACAGTCATTAAACCTAAGTCCCAACATTTTACAGTTAAGAAAGGTAACTTCTTTGAAAGAAGTTTGGGTAAGATTAACCAAGCTGAGATTACATTCTCTAAATTCACAGTTAGTAAAAATTATTTGACTGAGGTTTGTTTCTGAGAAATCACAGTTTGTGAAGCTACAATCTTCATATTCACCAGTAGCTAAAGGAGAGTTATTGAAATTATAATTTTTATATTTTTTTTCACAAACAAAAACGTCAGACATGTTTAGTATTATACATGCTAAAAATAACTAAACAAATATTTATACAGAGCTTGTCGAAGTGAACCAATAAACTCTATAATAACCATATTCTTTTGGGAAAGAAGGGTTTAATGCCCTCACTGGCCCGCAACCGTGATACTCAATTGCTTGCAATTGAGAGTGAATGGTGAATAGTGAATAGTGAATAGAATTTTTTCTTCTCATTTCTCACTTCTCACTTCTCACTCGAAAGCCGAAGGTTTTCGTTTAGTCGGAATGCCAAAAGAAAATCGAAGCTCGTGGAGGTGGCGTTTTATGTCAATTATTTTTCATTCCCAATAAATTTTTTATTAAACAAGGCAACATATAAATAAACTCGGCTTATTTTGCTGGGTGAGATAGGAGAAAATAAATGAAAAGATTATTGTTGGTAGGGTTAGTTATTGTTAATATAAGTTTTTCTCAAAATGTAGTAAAACTTAAGACAATTACCTTAGATGTAAAGGCGAATTCCACAAATGGATATTATGATAAGCATAATAATTATAGTTATATTGATTCAGAAGTT is a genomic window containing:
- a CDS encoding ThiF family adenylyltransferase, coding for MEKFQRTIQLIGNEAFKKLQQTTVIVVGVGGVGSFAVESLVRSGVGSIVLIDKDTYEITNINRQWPANINSIGKRKVEVVAEECLKISPAINIFTEYICLNADNIDEVFSKHLKSEVVVIDAIDDLKAKVILLHYLKEHNIKFISSMGAANLIEIESIKYGLLDKTAYCPVAKIIRKELGLLGASKDITVVYSTEERLPGSSDKGSVMPITATFGLKLAMWVITEI
- a CDS encoding aminodeoxychorismate synthase component I, whose protein sequence is MKEIINKLGASGTPFLFILDYELKNPLVLPLHEINANNIKYKINKKQNYQTKNVCNKVNIHPHTINKETYKLAFDKVIHEQQIGNNYLLNLTFSTPISTNSSLEEIFHLANAKYKLLYNDTFVCFSPETFIKIINGEIFSYPMKGTIDASLPNAKKILLSNHKENQEHTTIVDLIRNDLSQVATNISVTKFKYLDKLKTSNKQLLQMSSEIKGTLPKNYQKILGDILYKLLPAGSITGAPKVKCIELINNIESHTRGYYTGVMGIFDGNNLDSAVMIRFIEKQQNDYYYKSGGGIRIDSDMDSEFEELNDKIYIPIH
- a CDS encoding pentapeptide repeat-containing protein — translated: MSDVFVCEKKYKNYNFNNSPLATGEYEDCSFTNCDFSETNLSQIIFTNCEFRECNLSLVNLTQTSFKEVTFLNCKMLGLRFNDCNQFDLSFNYKNCQLNHSSYYKCDLQGISFNNCVLQDVDFTETNLTAAVFSDCDFANAHFEKTNLAKANFSTSYNYSLNPNINNIKKAKFSLPAVVGLLAMHDIVIEG
- a CDS encoding aminotransferase class IV — encoded protein: MTKSTYLFIESLSIQDMAPLHLKWHQARVNNTFAKYFPTQKPFILNNVITPTTNLLQKCRITYSNVIVTIEYEPFVPKNIQSLKIVRSEPFDYAFKFADRVKINSLREQRESADDILISINKFITDSSFTNVVFYDGQQYYTPENPLLSGTKRAQLLEKKTIKPILIKETDIPKFKEVHLINALVDLGDYVIKPENISKFQ
- the lgt gene encoding prolipoprotein diacylglyceryl transferase, which codes for MEYLINLWKYLPFYINPVALQIGPLSFRWYSIMYLLSILSVFLLYIQHCKKNKLTNKLNNAYDLFIYSFIGIIVGARLGYALFYEFSTFITSPLLLINPFRNGELVGISGLSYHGGAIGLFLALLFYSKKYKLNFFKITNILSLYIPLGYTLGRIGNFLNQELYGRVTTSFLGMYFPADPQKLLRYPSQLIEAVFEGLFIFLLLHTINKYVPTFKKITTPLYCIFYGLIRFLIEFIREPDVFQNLFLNIFTYGQILSMIMIIFGIILIPIYEKHENT
- a CDS encoding TatD family hydrolase, with product MYDVHCHLDQPSMLQRLDNITKAKVKGLLTSGINSMSWLENLRIAEKYPFNVSLGLHPFFVKDKDKQLDNLKKLLCESSVIAVGEIGLDYYNDYVSTKDIQQEVFYKQLVFARDLNLPVIVHCRKAYDDLYSILKKVQVPALIFHSFSGSEQDIIKMKEFNSYFSFGFPIVNENNKKHRRLVKLLSLDRLLLETDAPYMRTKQMNGENTYSDPTDIYLVYSAVAEVLGMSLIELVEQIERNVKTIWKNFKELSN